Proteins found in one Macrobrachium nipponense isolate FS-2020 chromosome 4, ASM1510439v2, whole genome shotgun sequence genomic segment:
- the LOC135210969 gene encoding uncharacterized protein LOC135210969 isoform X2, translating to MGGSYHGVRKELSEIVAESITARSLPKEQAEKLRKQFQEMAKFNGMTTVEFAKHIATCSTSDNLVLLRQFHTSCQSQLSPLFESLEQCLQGDRKSCKTGFPCSLTKEQPTRNNSVALKNDSTLESIMGTKMLENTDDLYEMCNININESESFSHLGTGYSENSTLLVCGSLPSKTVISETESDSNSIEDADFTHNRDRKPLDSSSTVPVNFEEMSVESPSLSSVASNVFDAIIRRDTNPTGITGDHGRVHGKDNSSSVSCSVNGVNLVENNSSSKDFNIFLDNLLFGKSEKNVTKTSQNSDIRREDKKVSPQIQEVYDDGVPGYSKQSKNIKKSSSLRNSLEKKYTSIQEQCSSSYNKVLDQLLFGYASSSLESNNDQVVDVSKSVDCILPSTSRQPGKVSATLGDSLLKDNCEVAGKLNGTTHTNAQKTDVSLKVKDKSLMSDGVEKKILPSSLELQLSLWDSLDKTCEH from the coding sequence GAAGCAGTTTCAAGAAATGGCCAAATTCAACGGAATGACTACAGTAGAATTTGCTAAGCATATTGCAACTTGCTCAACTTCCGATAATCTCGTGCTTCTACGGCAGTTTCATACAAGCTGCCAATCACAACTATCGCCATTATTTGAGAGTCTAGAGCAGTGTCTTCAAGGTGACCGGAAATCCTGTAAAACAGGTTTTCCTTGTTCGTTAACAAAGGAACAGCCAACCAGAAACAACTCAGTTGCATTAAAAAATGATAGCACTCTTGAAAGTATTATGGGTACAAAAATGTTAGAAAATACTGATGATTTATATGAAATGTgcaatatcaatatcaatgaAAGTGAATCCTTCAGCCACTTAGGTACTGGTTATTCAGAAAACAGTACTTTGCTTGTGTGTGGGTCATTACCTAGTAAGACAGTTATTTCAGAAACTGAAAGTGATTCCAATTCTATTGAAGATGCAGATTTTACGCATAACAGAGACCGCAAGCCTCTTGATTCTTCTTCCACAGTCCCAGTTAATTTTGAAGAGATGTCTGTAGAATCTCCATCACTTTCCTCAGTAGCTAGTAATGTTTTTGATGCTATTATCAGAAGGGATACCAATCCTACAGGAATAACTGGTGACCATGGCAGGGTACACGGGAAGGATAATTCATCATCAGTCTCTTGCTCAGTGAATGGTGTAAATTTAGTGGAAAATAACTCAAGCAGTAAAGACTTCAATATTTTCTTAGATAATTTACTTTTTGGCAAATCTGAGAAGAATGTTACTAAAACTTCACAAAACAGTGACATTAGGAGAGAGGATAAGAAAGTTTCACCTCAAATTCAGGAAGTTTATGATGATGGAGTTCCTGGCTACAGCAAGCAGagtaaaaacattaagaaaagtaGCAGTTTAAGgaattcattagaaaaaaaatatacctcAATTCAGGAACAGTGTAGTAGTTCATACAACAAAGTTTTAGACCAACTTTTATTTGGTTATGCAAGTAGTTCTTTAGAATCTAACAATGATCAGGTAGTTGATGTATCAAAAAGTGTAGACTGTATTCTCCCAAGTACTTCAAGGCAACCAGGGAAAGTGTCAGCAACTTTAGGTGATTCTCTGTTGAAAGACAATTGTGAAGTAGCAGGTAAATTAAATGGAACTACACACACAAATGCCCAGAAAACAGATGTCTCCTTAAAAGTCAAAGACAAGTCGCTGATGAGTGATGgagttgaaaagaaaatattaccatCATCTCTGGAGCTTCAGCTTTCCTTATGGGATAGCTTAGATAAGACCTGTGAGCATtag